A single window of Oxyura jamaicensis isolate SHBP4307 breed ruddy duck chromosome 3, BPBGC_Ojam_1.0, whole genome shotgun sequence DNA harbors:
- the ID2 gene encoding DNA-binding protein inhibitor ID-2 — protein sequence MKAFSPVRSVRKNSLSEHNLGISRSKTPVDDPMSLLYNMNDCYSKLKELVPSIPQNKKVSKMEILQHVIDYILDLQIALDSHPSIVSLHHQRPGQSPSSRTPLTTLNTDISILSLQAAEFPSELMSSDSKALCG from the exons ATGAAAGCCTTCAGCCCTGTGAGGTCCGTGCGGAAGAACAGCCTCTCGGAGCACAACCTGGGCATCTCCCGCAGCAAAACCCCGGTGGACGACCCCATGAGCTTGCTGTACAACATGAACGACTGCTACTCTaagctgaaggagctggtgcCCAGCAtcccccagaacaagaaggtCAGCAAGATGGAAATCCTCCAGCACGTCATCGACTACATCCTGGACCTGCAGATCGCCTTGGACTCGCACCCCAGCATCGTCAGCCTGCACCACCAGCGGCCGGGACAGAGCCCGTCCTCCCGGACCCCGCTGACCACCCTCAACACAGACATCAGCATCCTCTCGCTACAG GCAGCCGAGTTCCCCTCAGAACTCATGTCAAGTGACAGCAAAGCACTTTGTGGCTGA